aaataaaaaaaatcctataGACACCTGGAATGATTTGGGTAACTTTTTACACTGATACTGATCAAGCTGCGGTGCGTATGCACCGGGTTAGAAGCTTGTTTATACATAAAACAGAATAAGGATTAATATCCGGTTATGACTATCCTTAGCTAACAAAGCTAAAGGAAAATCACCTATTTAGGAATCTTAGGGTTTCCTAGTCAATCTAAAAGACTAATGTGAATGTGATTGCTCCTTGATCATCAAACATAGCTCCAAACACGGAATTTCGGCATGCATTTGAAAGTGTTTTTGCGGTTGATTCAAAAATTTGGTCACCTACATTTAACCTCACCTTGTCTAAAAACGTTTTGTTTTCAAAGAAAATCTCAAGATTGAGCAAGTATGTTGCCTAAAACGTTTTGCCTGCTGATGTCCTTGGTATATCTACACGGTTGCAGTCTGTACTCCGCAACATGGATGCAATGGTAATAATGACGAATTAAATCCAGATACCCATAAAAGTAAAAACCCATCATTTTCTCAGCTACATCAATAACTGACCAAATTTGTCATTCATTTCCATACTAAAATCTTCTACTAATAGAAGACACGATCAGCTGACCACCAAGCCTCAGAAACCCTTTCACTTCCTTTTCATATTTCTCCAAAGATTCATTCCCATCACTTCATCATTCTTCCAGGTACTCTATATCTTTTCCAAGCTAACATTTTGAATGACTACTATATTGTGTGTAGTTTGTACCACTTATCTGATtgctatttttgttttgtttaattgTGTTGTTCTACAACAGGGATGGTGCACTTACCAAAGGGAATCCTATCAGACATCCTTGTTCGGCTTCCAATCAAGTCGGTTTCGCGATTCAGGTGCGTAGACAAAGCATGGTGCAAGTTACTGAGAACTCCTGATTTTCTTAAAATGCGTCAGAAACATGCTATAGAAAAGAATGTGGATGTTGGTCTCATGCTTCATCATTACAATGAAATTTGTATTTTAAATTATGATTCATCATCGTCTATTTGCATTGTGAAAAACCAAGGTAAATTTAACCATGATAATATTGAGTTTTTTGGATGTTGTAATGGCCTGGTACTTCTAAGGCGTGTTAATAAGGATTGCTCGTACATCATTACCCTTTGGAATCCAGCTACCGACGAATATAGGAATTTACCGCATCCGTTATATGAATTTGAGGACCAAATTGAGGATATCGAGTATGGAATTGGTTATGATAACCGGCTTGAGGATTATAAAGTGGTAAGTATTGCGTTACCTGACGAAGATCACATTGAGGTTCAGGTCTATACATTAAAATCCAATTCATGGAGGAGACTTGAGAATTCGAACTTGTTGTACTGTGTTGATCAACTTATTAATCGAGGCACAGCAGATATGTCTCGACTGCCTGTTGATGGAGCTATTTACTGGATAGCAGAAACTGAAACTAAGACTTCGCCATCCGTAGACTATGAAGTAATTGTTTCTTTTGATATCGAGACAGAGCAGTTTGATGAAATGCCGTTCCCTGACTTGTTCGATGAAAGTTATGACACGAATTTGTGTGTTTTAGGAAGATCTCTTTGCTTACTTGGTGTCAATACTGacataatggcaactgcaagatgaaacttagcttatataaagacaactctctttattgatgtttataaaatctatcaaaactaaacaaaagctctaatcttgctcatatgatcaaccacaactttggtgatcatatatatatagaacaatgaatttcttttcctagtcctattaccttattacatgtctttccttttcttagaactagatgacttctaattcccttaggattacatcaatttcctaatcttgtcctaaccatcttgttagtgacttctatgttgaagtttaaccaacattctccccgttaagcttcaaccttacccgtgacatatcttgtactccaatcaattgtctcatttcttcaaacttgatccgagctaatacctttgtcaatatatcttctttctgctcagttcctggtatgtgttcaacgttgatgatctccttctcgatacattctcgtatgaaatgataccttttgtgaatgtgtttcgtcttcccatgaaacactggatttttagtgagtgcaattgcagacttattatcaatcttgatgagaactttttcaggttctcttcatTTGATTTCACTCAACAGTTCTTGaagacatattgattgtttagttgcttctgttgcggccatgaactcagcttcgcatgatgacagagctactgtgtcttgcttctgtgagcaCCATGTGATAGGTGCATCTCCTAGGTAGAAGATATGACCTGTCGCACTCCTTCCATCATCTTgatcaatattatgactgttgtcactatacccaacaattccttttgatcctcctcgaccatacttcaatccatagctgattgttcctcttagatatctcaatatctgctttattacatcaccatgagatttgcgtggactctgcatataacggcttgctactcccactgagaaagccaagtctggtcttgtgtgtaacaagtacctAAGAcacccaacatttcttctataacacgttgaatcaatctctgcttcttcttgattaacatcattgtttccattggtattgatgattatgggtccttcgccttcatcaattacttgaccccatctcatgtgaagcattcctggatccctacttggtccatcattagtttctttccagttccagtttgctttttcatcgaataccacatctcgactgactattactcttttcgttgttggattgaataatctgtaagctttggatccaggctcaactcctagatgcacaagagtttgagatcgatcatccagtttcttaagagttgcagaatcaacttttgcgtatgcatgctttgcaaccaaacactcttaaatgatctatggttggttttctctttcgaaaactttcatatggagtcatgtctttcagagctttcgtaggtatcctgtttattaggtatgtggagtgtcatacagcttctccccatagataattaggtactttcatagcctttaaagaactacttgtcatctccattagagtcttgtttctcctctccaccactccgttttgttgtggtgtatatggtgttttgagtttccttttgattccatttgactcacagaacttgttgaactctaaggaagtgaactctcgtcctctatcagttctaagcattttgacctcctcttttaactttttttctatcagatttctgaaagctttgaatctgtcaaattcttcactcttttctttcataagaatagaccacatatatcttgagaagtcatctataataacaaatatgtatttgttatttgcgagggtttgtggtgtaataggaccacataaatcagcatgaataagctctaatggctttgaggctctgaatgttgttgcttttggaaaaccttgacgcgtttgtttcccaactaaacatgatccacagatccttgattcatcgtttatctgtggtagcccttgaatcatcttgttctgagacatagtttttaaggttctgaaacttacgtgtcctaaccttgcgtgccacttccatgtctgatcatCCAGTCTCATAtgcagacacaatggccttccaatcataagacttatcttgtagagtctattctgtgagcgtgagactctaactaaaagtcttcctcttgggtcatgaactgttatatAATCTTGtggcattctaacatcacatccaacttctgtagcttgtcctaaacttagaatgttgctttgtaagtttgggatgaagtagatgtttgtgacaagcttctgttctccggtcttgatcTGAAATATAATTGATCCTtttccttcaatttctacagaagatccatccccaaacttcacttgtcctttcattttctcattgagttcagaaaagtagtgtctcttaccagtcatatgattgctggctccattatctaaataccatattccttcttctccatcctttgattcgtagttctttggtattagtttcccttcgtttaagaatacaacttcgtgcatgaaaagagttgtatctgcttcccttgtttcattcttgtttgcttcttccatcttttgtattctttcagggcatagagagaagtgtcctggtttatcacatctataacaaataatgtttgatctatccttcttttctttcccttggttttgatcattctgacttgttgttctatcttgtgagttgaACCTTCCTCCCCTTTCTAGGCCTCTGtatcctctaccacctcttccacgacctattcctcttgtcgcagagttttgttggtaagagtttgtgtacaagagttttccttgagtttcttcattattttcttcatcaaggattctctcttcatatgctttcaatcttccaattatatcttcatagctagtcttctttaaatataagacttgttcgagagaagctatgatatgaatatacttggatcttggtaaactattgagaaacttctttaccagtttatcttcatcaatggattgtccaagtgacgcagcttttgaggctatctctgatagctttcctgctaaGCTATcgatagtatcagtgtctttcatcttcactctttcaaattcagacattaaggtttgcagacgggcttctttaactcgatcagctccgagattacgtgcctttattgcatcccacattttctttgaagtttcctgttcaccaacttgtagaacaagacattctggtattgcttgaaagagtaatccaatggcaacattgtttttgtctgggtccaatgtaccagaatcaattgtttcccaaactttgtagattttcatcagtaccttcattctcatggcccatactgtgtattttgtggcgttgaggattggaacttgtattgatggtggcgtgaactgttttacacccacaatggtggtttcgttttccatggctcagaaacaagctctgataccaattaatggcaactacaatatgaaacttagcttatataaagacaactctctttattgatgtttagaaaatctctcaaaactaaacacaatctctaatcttgctcatatgatcaaccacaactttggtgatcatatatctatagaactatgaattccttttactagtcctattaccttattacatgtctttccttttcttaaaactagatgacttctaattcccttaggattacatcaacttcctaatcttgtcctaaccagcttgttagtgacttctatgttgaagtttaaccaacatgaCATTGGTTCTGCAGCTTTGTGGGAGTGGAAGCTTAATGGAGTGAAAAAATCAGGGACCAAGCTTTTTACCATGGACTTGCAAAAATATTTTGGTGGGTTGCTTATTGATTTGATGCCGTTACTGTCTTTGAAGAATGGTGAGATTTTTGTTACGAATAGACATAGAAACAGGTTCTCAAATCGTCTTATATGACCCAAAGCACGACACCATTAAAATTCTTATGGATGTGGATGAGGGTTTGATAGGTTGCTACCCTCACCATACTTCTATCTATGTGGAGTGCGAAGTGTCACTTGACACATGTACTTATCTGCGGAACATAATGATGGATGACCCAGACAAAGTATGTAGCAGAAAGAAACATGGCGATGGATATGATAATGAACAAGAGGGTACCGAGAAtgcaaagaagaaaataaagaaaatatgagTCTTATGAAGTTATTTATTTCTTCACTGCAACTTTTCTTCCGTTAATAATCAGTACGTAGAAGTCCTATATCATCTTACCAAACTTGGGTATTTTTTCGTAGTCttttactgttttctttttgGCCCACCTTTGAACAAGTTATCTTACTGTAGTTTTGATCCGTTTTCTTGTCATCGATTACTTGTCTGCATGGAGCTAATTCCAATCTAACTAGGCACTCAAGTTAACGTCGAATACTCATTAGCTTGCAATTGTGCTGCTCAATGAAACACTGAACTGACGCGCCGCATAGGCAGACCAGATGTATCCTTGGGCGAGACCATTTAAAACCCCAAATTTATTTTACCAGCATGCCTCGATCCAAAAACGTATTCtttggatgaatatgtgaataacAGAAACATAATTTATTAACTTTTCTCAAATAGTTTTTCATACATTGAACATCAAACTATAAAAATCTCAATCAAGAACATAGCCATCATTGGGGATGACTTAAAGCATAACAAACTGCTTTGAGAATATCTGCATAATTAAAGAATTCACTATTTTCCTTTGTCAAGAGATATGGAGTCGGTCGATATGTATCGAAGGATTTTTCGCAAGCTGTTGCATACCTTTGAATCCTACCTGCTAATTCAGTCATTGCATCGAGATTATCCGCCTTATAATAACTACAGAAATCATTAAAATCACCGAGGCAAGACCAATAAAGTTTATGACACTGCCGAAGGTGATACTCCTCGGCGACATCAGTTGATTTTGAAATCAAATCAGTTGTAAGATCATATATAGCTGTGGCATTTCGTTTTGCACCATCACTTATAGCATCTGCAACCACAGTAATATTTGCATGCGATATATCGGGAATTCTTCCAAGAACACTCTTGCAGAAATTAAAATTTTGGGTCAAAGTACAAAATTTGTCAACATTGACGGGCATACCAGTGTCGATTCCTCCTGATGAAGCTTTTGCTCTTTCGattgagaaaacaagaaaaagacaCCAAAACATTATTAGAGATGAGTGCTGAGGAGAAAACTTCATGGTGAATGTGGTTCCCGATGATCTTTTTCAAATCGTGTCATTTCTGTAAGTTTCAAAAGAATACTAATAATTAACTAGTCAATAAATACGATTTTATATTGATTACCAAGAATCTTTTGCTattaaaaccttatttttccaaataaTGCTTGGGTTAGTGTTTCCATTTCAAATTATTTTATGGCATATTAGTGTAAGATATCATTTTGCTtactgggatttttttttttcttaaataggaaaggAGGATGAAAAAGATTACATAGTTACCAAATTATCAACTATTGTTGTGTCCTGCCAAGAGGGCATTATATATTGCCACTCTATAGTAGTAGTAATAGATAAAGCATGTTTAGCTATAGAGTCTGCAACATTATTAGCATCTCTACGAGCAAAATGACATGATCAGTGTTCAAAATTTCCTAAGAAATAAAGATAATCTTGAACAGACAAGTTTGGCTTGATTGATTTAGGCTATCAAGGGGATCCATTTACTTGGTCGAACAGACAAGTAGGAGATAATTTCATTTTAGAAAGGCTTGATCGAGGTCTTTGCAACCAACTATGGCTAGCTGCTAACCACACTGCAAACATAAACCATCTACCTAGAATCTCGTCAGATCATGCACCGTTGTTTCTGATTCAACAAACAATTCAAAAAAGAACCGAGAAACATCCAGGGTGGAACATATGTGGTTTGACTACACCATTTTTTAGTGATTAGCAACGCCAATTTTAAGTTGCAAAGAGGGTTTGCAACGGAGCCAAACTGTTACGCAACTCTATGTTGCAATATTTCCAAGAGCTGCGCAGTCGTTGCGAATTCCCGGTCGCAACAGCCAGAAACTGTTACAACGTAGTTTTGCAACAGCTCCCAGTTTTTGTTTAATTGAAGTTTTGCAATAGTAATTTCCGTTCCGAATGTTTTTGCAACACCAAAAAATAGCGGTTTAGACTGGTCAAACTCTAGTTTTGACCAGGTCAAAGCCACTATTTTTTTGTTAAATCAGGTTTTAGTTCTTCATTTCCCCTGTCATTTGGAAATCATTCCCCAGCGACAATTTCATGCAGAACTACAATGAAATTCTTCAATTCTTAGGcaagacattcaaagcatataaCCGGAAGTTTCCACGAGACATAACAATACATGGTCATTTCATACATTGAACCATAAACACTAACCATCATTTAACTAAGGCAATTCATGAAATCATATACTAAAGAAGTAAGAAAACATCGCAAAAATCAAAATGAAGGATTATCATTTGGGAGAATCTATGAATTCAGTATCATATCAAGGTAATCTTACAAAATgatttaaagaaaaaagaactcACATTGTACATCCTCACGAGAAAAATGAAAATTGTATGGTTCTTAGCTCTTTTTGAGATAAGTCTGGAAAGTCTGGGGTTCTTGCAGCTTCGTTGTAGGTTGACAACTTTAACCACGACTATCAATTACTCTAACTTGTAAACTGGGCAGGTTTTAGCATTTCGAGCAACTGTCCTGCAGTAAAAATAAGCTGGTTTGTAAATCTACAACGGCTATAGTGAAAGCTCTATGGCCTTGCAACCAAATTTAATGAGTTCATGTATATGAATTTTTAAAATTAAGAAACAGAAGTCAGATATAAGCTAGCTTAAAGCTAAGCAATAACAATTAGTTCATGGCAGCAATATAATGAGATAAAGATTACCTAGTACAAATTCAGAAATAATTCATGCTCTAAGGTGGTGAATTTTTGCAGCCTTTGTACATCCTGCAGATTCGATACAAAAAGTTGTCaatttacacatgcatatggcatccAAATGTTTAGTGAGATGAAGCAAAGACGTATCTATATTCTATCTTGAAAACATGACAAATTCTACAAAGGAACGGGTTGGCTGCAGCCAATTATGCAATGCAGATCAGTGACCACCATCCTCTGGCATGGGAGGGAGAGCTTCTACTTCTGGTGGTAAGCCATACATCTGTCCTGTGTCAATAAAGGATAGGTGTAACTACATTAGAATGTGGAGATCTAAGAATACATTATCACTAATCTTAGTGAAGCATAAACAGGGATTTCAGACATTATTTATGTAACTAAATATGTTGATCAAAAAAACATTATCCAAGTAAATATTAGAAAAAACTAACCCCAAGAAAAATGATGTACCAAAAAATAATCTTGAAGATAATTTTACTCTATCTTGATGCATAAGTTGCATGGAATAAGAAAAACCTCTTTCATACGGTTTGCTAGACTAATGAAATTGCAAGTTGAATAAGCAAACACCGTGAAGAATGGGGGCTACGTGGAGCATATATGTGCATAACTGAATGATGAAGCAAATGCAGTCTCGTTTTGGTGATAAACATAAGCAAGTTAATCCATAAAGATCATTATTCAAAATAGATAAGGATTCACCACAAACAGTTCACTGATAGCAAGTTTGTCAACGTCATCACTTGCTGAACTGTTTGACCAAAGCGCATCGCCTGCAAAATATAGTACATTAAAAGACATCGATTTAGAACTCATGAAAAGAACATCAAATAAAATTGCGAGTAAGAAGCTAATTAGTTTTGGAAATTACCAGCACAAAAGAATCCACGGTCTTCTTCGCAAAGGCCATCCAACTCATTACCGTCATGAATTGATTTAtcaaacctaactccaatctttGAAGATTTCTTTTACTCGAATGCAAGAACCACTTTGGCACGACAGCCATAAGATGGACCCCTGATGATGCACAGATACACAAAATACATGAACTCTTGCATCTGACTAATTGACTAATTGAACATCTGTGGCCTTCTCTGCCTTAGATTGTGAATACTTTCCATCAAAACATGCTTGTTCTTGAACACATTACCCTTTACCCTCAGGAATCCTGCCTCCCTGCACTTACAGAGCAACCTACCGAGTATACGCATCCTCTTCATCCAGATACTTGGTAGGAAACCTAGCTTATTTGGTACCCTTCTTCTTACCTGTTCAAAAAGAAACTACCAAATTAACCCATTGCTACCtttatacaagacataatttGAACCAGTCATtgaatttaataaataaataaataagaaagcTAACATTTACACCACAACACCAACAACAGAAATAATTTGTTAACTTACCATAACCAGAGTGACGACCTTTGGCCTTAGCTTCATTCCTACGACGAGCACGAGCTCTAGAGTGAATCACTGTTGGCTAACGAATAATGTAATTGTTTTCAAAAGAATTATAAACCAGACATATTTCTAGCTCTATCATTTGGTGaaaaattttaaaagaaaatcaaCACTTAAATATACAGAATTGAAAAAATTGAGACATAATATGAAGACATAAACTGGTATATTACCGTAAGTTTCTCTGCGTCGTCGTGctttcctttcctttcattctaaGCTGCATAACCCTAGCTTCC
Above is a genomic segment from Papaver somniferum cultivar HN1 chromosome 10, ASM357369v1, whole genome shotgun sequence containing:
- the LOC113316390 gene encoding F-box/kelch-repeat protein At3g06240-like → MYQESSCTDEVCSGLLLDFYTGMVHLPKGILSDILVRLPIKSVSRFRCVDKAWCKLLRTPDFLKMRQKHAIEKNVDVGLMLHHYNEICILNYDSSSSICIVKNQGKFNHDNIEFFGCCNGLVLLRRVNKDCSYIITLWNPATDEYRNLPHPLYEFEDQIEDIEYGIGYDNRLEDYKVVSIALPDEDHIEVQVYTLKSNSWRRLENSNLLYCVDQLINRGTADMSRLPVDGAIYWIAETETKTSPSVDYEVIVSFDIETEQFDEMPFPDLFDESYDTNLCVLGRSLCLLGVNTDIMATAR
- the LOC113315026 gene encoding uncharacterized protein LOC113315026, translating into MKLRPKVVTLVMVRRRVPNKLGFLPSIWMKRMRILGRLLCKCREAGFLRVKGVHLMAVVPKWFLHSSKRNLQRLELGLINQFMTVMSWMAFAKKTVDSFVLAMRFGQTVQQVMTLTNLLSVNCLWTDVWLTTRSRSSPSHARGWWSLICIA